A stretch of the Glycine soja cultivar W05 chromosome 13, ASM419377v2, whole genome shotgun sequence genome encodes the following:
- the LOC114381557 gene encoding uncharacterized protein LOC114381557 has protein sequence MQWLRDVYQRRCQTQHWTAVARAYLLHLLGCTLFANKSATHVHVSHLQAFRDLTLAGRYAWGATGLVHMYDKLNDASLSTSRQLAVADYNADSDYDEVSPHACRWIATKKTVKKDFHMISCFSGQLRWGPIVVRYRSERVMRQFGYVQCIHAHPVHSWVSYDDVDDTWTHYSDHLAVTGDLCVVPGQCAPDYIDWFFVISHPFMTAPQTDPPRDAYATQPSHIPHEAALTSTHMDPDADEPRHVVACHAIAEALEQHLNAPDTSTHEEVIQKCLRIARGVTEDRNVYVRSRHRRRTDQQ, from the exons ATGCAGTGGTTGCGAGACGTATACCAGCGCAGATGTCAGACCCAGCACTGGACAGCGGTCGCTCGTGCTTATCTTCTACATCTTttgggttgcactctttttgctaataagagtgcaacccaTGTTCATGTCTCACACTTACAGGCGTTTCGTGACCTCACTCTTGCTGGGCGGTATGCATGGGGAGCTACTGGCCTCGTCCATATGTACGATAAGCTTAATGATGCCAGTCTCAGCACCAGCCGACAGCTTGCTG TTGCGGACTACAATGCTGATTCGGACTACGACGAGGTGTCACCACATGCATGTCGGTGGATTGCGACGAAGAAGACTGTGAAGAAG GACTTTCATATGATTTCGTGCTTCTCGGGACAGCTCCGCTGGGGGCCTATTGTTGTCAGATACAGATCGGAGAGGGTTATGCGCCAGTTTGGCTACGTCCAGTGCATTCATGCACACCCTGTCCATTCATGGGTGTCATATGATGACGTGGACGATACTTGGACGCACTACTCAGACCATCTGGCGGTAACAGGTGATCTATGTGTTGTGCCAGGTCAGTGTGCGCCTGACTACATAGACTGGTTTTTTGTCATATCGCATCCATTCATGACTGCGCCACAGACGGATCCTCCTCGAGATGCATATGCGACGCAACCCAGTCATATCCCTCATGAGGCAGCACTGACATCAACACATATGGATCCTGATGCGGACGAGCCCAGACATGTAGTG GCTTGTCATGCGATCGCGGAGGCGTTGGAGCAGCATCTAAATGCGCCTGACACATCCACACATGAAGAGGTCATCCAAAAATGTCTCAGGATTGCCAGGGGTGTCACAGAAGACCGCAATGTGTATGTGAGATCTCGACATAGGCGGCGCACGGATCAACAATAG